One genomic window of Planctomonas sp. JC2975 includes the following:
- a CDS encoding serine/threonine-protein kinase: MAKRLPSAPPVLPGFSYVRALGSGGFADVFLYEQNMPRRQVAVKVLLSEVVTPSVRAMFQAEANLMAQLSSHPAVLTVYQASVASDGRPYLVMELCSPVLNQRYRAEPLSVPDALAIGVKIAGAVETAHRAGVLHRDVKPSNILTTAYGHPVLSDFGIAATVGDVELADAVGLSIPWSAPEVITDETTGTVESEVWALGATIYSLVAGRSPFEVPGTDNSSAQLIARIQRAKPEPIGRPDVPPRLEAVLRRSMSRKPEARQQSVLELIRDLQAVETELGFAPTPADVATDVWVAAPTVDDDDRTRIKGVVAVTGAQRRRRRRENEPAAAEPAARETGATSGAVAGRLSKGGAWLIAVCVVLGVAFIVTLSTVLVRAGTPSDIPTVHDVEGRTVAGSVEFTWPDPGISPSDEYQVSLDGGVPSLQRSSTFTVDSPQHRVCLTVTVNRSGRTGAPSTPKCVDPVGSP, from the coding sequence ATGGCGAAGAGGTTGCCGTCTGCCCCGCCCGTGCTGCCCGGATTCTCCTACGTTCGCGCGCTGGGATCCGGCGGTTTCGCCGACGTCTTCCTCTACGAGCAGAACATGCCGCGACGTCAGGTCGCCGTCAAGGTCCTCCTCAGCGAAGTCGTGACGCCGAGCGTGCGGGCGATGTTCCAGGCAGAGGCCAACCTGATGGCCCAGCTCAGCTCGCACCCGGCTGTGCTCACCGTGTATCAGGCGAGCGTGGCATCCGACGGCCGGCCGTACCTCGTGATGGAACTGTGCTCGCCGGTGCTCAACCAGCGGTACCGCGCGGAACCGCTCAGCGTCCCTGACGCCCTCGCGATCGGCGTGAAGATCGCGGGCGCCGTCGAGACCGCGCACCGAGCGGGTGTTCTGCACCGCGACGTGAAGCCGTCGAACATCCTCACGACGGCATACGGGCATCCGGTGCTCTCCGACTTCGGCATCGCGGCGACGGTCGGCGACGTCGAATTGGCGGATGCCGTCGGCCTCTCGATCCCGTGGTCGGCACCAGAAGTCATCACCGACGAGACGACGGGAACGGTCGAGAGCGAGGTGTGGGCGCTCGGCGCCACCATCTATTCGCTGGTCGCCGGACGTTCACCGTTCGAGGTCCCCGGCACTGACAATTCCTCGGCACAACTCATCGCACGCATCCAGCGCGCGAAACCCGAGCCGATCGGGAGACCGGACGTGCCGCCAAGGCTCGAGGCCGTGCTGCGTCGCTCGATGTCGAGGAAGCCGGAGGCGCGCCAGCAGAGTGTCCTCGAGCTGATCCGGGACCTGCAGGCCGTTGAGACGGAACTCGGCTTCGCGCCGACTCCGGCCGATGTCGCGACGGATGTCTGGGTCGCCGCCCCGACCGTCGATGACGACGACCGCACCAGGATCAAGGGCGTCGTCGCTGTGACGGGCGCTCAGCGGCGTCGTCGTCGCAGAGAGAATGAGCCGGCGGCGGCAGAGCCGGCGGCGCGCGAGACCGGCGCGACGTCCGGAGCGGTCGCCGGCCGGTTGAGCAAGGGTGGCGCGTGGCTGATCGCCGTCTGCGTCGTGCTCGGAGTGGCCTTCATCGTCACCCTGTCGACCGTTCTCGTGCGCGCAGGGACGCCGTCGGACATCCCGACCGTGCACGACGTCGAGGGTCGCACGGTCGCCGGGTCCGTGGAGTTCACGTGGCCGGACCCTGGAATCTCGCCGTCCGATGAATACCAGGTGAGCCTCGACGGCGGTGTACCGAGCCTGCAGCGCAGCTCGACCTTCACCGTCGATTCCCCGCAGCACAGAGTGTGCCTCACCGTCACGGTGAACCGCTCCGGTCGCACCGGTGCACCGAGCACGCCCAAATGCGTCGATCCCGTCGGGTCACCGTGA